The Leptonema illini DSM 21528 genome contains the following window.
TTCTTTTTACGAGAAATCACGGACTCAAGGAAAGAGCAGATCTCTGATAGAACTCCCTTTTCCGATGCCGCAGCTCGGTATTGAAAAGCCTCCTTTGCTTGAAGTTCACTTTCAGGTGCCGTTCTCGATCAGGCTACGGCTCAATCTGATCTTTGGAAGAAGGTTGTGATTCCGACTCTATCGCAAAGTGTCCGCATCTTTCTGAGGC
Protein-coding sequences here:
- the tnpA gene encoding IS66 family insertion sequence element accessory protein TnpA codes for the protein MKAKIDWQKHIKDWQASGLSKAEYCRQNRVNRYSFYEKSRTQGKSRSLIELPFPMPQLGIEKPPLLEVHFQVPFSIRLRLNLIFGRRL